In Corynebacterium nuruki S6-4, the following proteins share a genomic window:
- a CDS encoding FecCD family ABC transporter permease has product MKASTDRRGVLEHRTSVRWTTLVVLLVLLVVTVGVNLVLGQYSLSPGEVWNALTAGPGDTSETGANVLWQIRLPRIVLGLLVGAALAVAGTLLQGLFGNPLTEPSVIGVTSGAGVGAAAAIVFGLDFLGAATTPVLAFAAGILTTVLIYRLSSMNGEVRVLTLILTGIAVNAVAGAAISFLVFLAPTTSREQIIFWQMGSLNGSQWSQVGIVVIPVVLCLVASCAIAGRTDVLSLGEKAAGHAGVNVPLMRFAIIGLSTALAALAVSFAGIIGFVGLIVPHILRQVVGASNRWLVPLSAVGGALLLVLADLAARTLIAFADLPIGIFTALVGGPTFFVLLRRMLKRGGTV; this is encoded by the coding sequence ATGAAAGCCTCAACCGACCGCCGCGGCGTCCTCGAGCACAGGACGTCGGTACGGTGGACGACCCTGGTGGTCCTGCTGGTCCTCCTCGTCGTCACCGTCGGGGTGAACCTCGTGCTCGGGCAGTACTCCCTGTCCCCGGGGGAAGTCTGGAACGCGCTGACCGCGGGCCCCGGCGACACCTCGGAGACCGGGGCGAACGTTCTCTGGCAGATCCGGTTGCCGCGCATCGTCCTCGGCCTGCTGGTCGGGGCGGCGCTGGCGGTCGCCGGAACGCTGCTGCAGGGCCTGTTCGGCAACCCGCTGACCGAACCGAGCGTCATCGGCGTCACCTCCGGCGCCGGAGTGGGGGCGGCGGCGGCGATCGTCTTCGGCCTCGACTTCCTCGGTGCGGCGACGACCCCGGTCCTCGCCTTCGCCGCCGGCATCCTCACGACGGTGCTGATCTACCGGCTGTCCTCGATGAACGGCGAGGTCCGGGTGCTCACCCTGATCCTCACCGGTATCGCGGTCAACGCGGTGGCCGGGGCGGCGATCTCCTTCCTGGTCTTCCTCGCGCCGACCACGTCCCGGGAACAGATCATCTTCTGGCAGATGGGCTCGCTCAACGGGTCCCAGTGGAGCCAGGTCGGCATCGTCGTCATTCCGGTGGTGCTCTGCCTCGTGGCGTCCTGCGCCATCGCCGGACGCACGGACGTGCTGAGCCTGGGGGAGAAGGCCGCCGGCCACGCCGGAGTGAACGTGCCGCTGATGCGGTTCGCGATCATCGGCCTTTCGACGGCGCTGGCCGCGCTGGCGGTGAGTTTCGCCGGGATCATCGGCTTCGTCGGGCTCATCGTCCCGCACATCCTGCGGCAGGTGGTGGGTGCCTCGAACCGGTGGCTGGTGCCGCTGAGTGCGGTGGGCGGCGCGCTGCTGCTCGTGCTCGCCGACCTGGCGGCGCGGACGCTCATCGCGTTCGCGGACCTGCCGATCGGTATCTTCACCGCCCTTGTCGGCGGTCCGACATTCTTCGTCCTGCTGCGGCGGATGCTGAAGCGGGGAGGAACGGTATGA
- a CDS encoding NUDIX domain-containing protein, producing the protein MALLRGPATGRDAARTDVFTVRKRGTALFQFPGGKPEPGETPEQTARREVAEETGLDLSDVQLQDMGVFRSPAANEPGRDVQARVYVVSVGQDTAPVVAAEIEEGRWFPLDSTGSADGADGADGAPGAPAPPLAPLMSEVFPVLAGRLRWVR; encoded by the coding sequence GTGGCGCTGCTGCGCGGACCGGCCACGGGGCGGGATGCGGCCCGCACCGACGTCTTCACGGTCCGGAAACGGGGGACCGCACTGTTCCAGTTCCCCGGCGGTAAACCCGAACCCGGGGAGACACCGGAGCAGACGGCCCGACGTGAGGTCGCCGAGGAGACGGGTCTGGACCTGTCCGACGTTCAGCTGCAGGACATGGGCGTCTTCCGGAGCCCTGCAGCCAACGAGCCCGGCCGCGACGTGCAGGCCAGAGTGTATGTCGTGTCCGTCGGGCAGGACACCGCCCCGGTGGTCGCCGCGGAGATCGAGGAAGGCCGCTGGTTTCCGCTGGACAGTACCGGCAGTGCTGACGGTGCTGATGGTGCTGACGGTGCCCCGGGTGCTCCGGCCCCTCCGTTAGCTCCGCTGATGTCCGAGGTGTTCCCGGTGCTCGCCGGACGGTTACGGTGGGTGAGGTGA
- a CDS encoding glycosyltransferase 87 family protein: MLRTVVRTVSTLAACAGWVVALLIQLSLLDRHRPMIITDVHYYYRVLTGVWGGDLGEYPVVGLWPVHLLLGLTRSAGGDEDWFTTAFSVMCAVCSAFFTLWLLWRDPSPWCPAAWFWVLYSGCAGPIILTRLDLFPGLLVATAAALLFARHRPGRTGGTGGSGGSGSVAQTVAAVLLAVATAAKLWPGVLAAGLVGRWRHLSTWARTAGFLAALAVVAGLVAAVSGADRLTSPLDYQTDRGLQVESVSATPLVLAAALGNQDGRWHVGQAPSKSIEITGPWESTMVTVADVGLIVVLVAAAGVGLCRLLRGGWTPQRTLSFWAALIMAVIVTDKVLSPQYLVWITPLLAVGLTVSRRPSLRIAALLTVVAALLTTLVFPVNYDGLLADGGPELLPAVLLTVRNGLLLLVTAVCLRWATARDR; encoded by the coding sequence GTGCTGCGCACCGTGGTCCGTACCGTCTCGACTCTTGCTGCCTGTGCCGGGTGGGTCGTCGCCCTGCTCATCCAGCTGTCGCTGCTGGACCGGCACCGTCCCATGATCATCACCGACGTCCACTACTACTACCGGGTCCTCACCGGGGTCTGGGGCGGCGACCTCGGCGAGTATCCCGTCGTCGGACTCTGGCCGGTCCACCTGCTCCTCGGCCTGACCCGCTCGGCCGGCGGCGACGAGGACTGGTTCACGACCGCCTTCAGTGTCATGTGCGCGGTGTGTTCGGCGTTTTTCACCCTGTGGCTGCTGTGGCGTGATCCGTCACCGTGGTGCCCGGCCGCCTGGTTCTGGGTGCTGTACTCCGGGTGCGCGGGGCCGATCATCCTCACCCGGCTCGATCTCTTCCCCGGCCTGCTGGTCGCGACTGCGGCGGCCCTCCTGTTCGCCCGGCACAGGCCAGGCAGGACCGGCGGTACCGGTGGGTCAGGCGGCTCCGGCAGTGTCGCGCAGACGGTGGCCGCCGTCCTCCTCGCGGTGGCGACGGCGGCGAAACTGTGGCCCGGTGTCCTCGCGGCGGGTCTCGTCGGCCGGTGGCGGCACCTGTCGACCTGGGCGCGGACGGCGGGGTTCCTCGCCGCGCTCGCCGTCGTCGCCGGGCTCGTCGCCGCAGTCTCCGGGGCGGACCGGCTGACATCGCCGCTGGACTACCAGACCGATCGCGGCCTGCAGGTCGAGTCGGTCTCCGCGACCCCGCTCGTCCTCGCCGCGGCACTCGGAAACCAGGACGGTCGCTGGCATGTCGGTCAGGCCCCGTCGAAGAGCATCGAGATCACCGGCCCGTGGGAGTCGACGATGGTGACCGTGGCGGATGTCGGGCTGATCGTCGTCCTCGTCGCCGCGGCCGGCGTCGGACTGTGTCGGCTGCTCCGTGGCGGCTGGACGCCGCAGCGCACCCTGTCGTTCTGGGCGGCCCTCATCATGGCGGTCATCGTGACCGACAAGGTCCTGTCACCGCAGTACCTCGTGTGGATCACCCCGCTCCTCGCCGTCGGGCTCACGGTGAGCCGTCGGCCGAGTCTCCGGATCGCCGCCCTGCTGACGGTCGTCGCGGCGCTGCTCACCACCCTGGTCTTCCCGGTGAACTACGACGGACTGCTGGCCGACGGTGGCCCGGAGCTGCTGCCCGCTGTGCTGCTCACCGTCCGGAACGGTCTGCTGCTGCTGGTCACGGCGGTGTGCCTGCGCTGGGCCACGGCCCGGGACCGGTAG
- a CDS encoding heme ABC transporter ATP-binding protein: MSGISGVSGGSLSGETLLEASGAVVGLGGREILHGVDLAVHAGEVVGLIGPNGAGKSTLLSVLSGDTAPSAGRVDLLGEPYTGYSAREAARARAVMLQDPTVAFAHLVRDVVQMGRAAWPRDPQADRLIVDGCLEAVGMTELQDREITTLSGGERARVAFARVMAQGARCLLLDEPTAAMDIGHQERTMVTARTLAHETAADGTGRGVLVVLHDLNLAARYCDRLALLSAGRVVAVGTPREVCTAERLSTVYEWPVSVSDVDGQLWIRPTPHAEP, from the coding sequence ATGAGCGGTATCAGTGGTGTGAGCGGTGGGAGTCTGAGCGGGGAGACGCTGCTCGAGGCGTCCGGCGCCGTCGTCGGTCTCGGCGGCCGCGAGATCCTGCACGGGGTGGACCTGGCGGTGCACGCCGGGGAGGTCGTCGGCCTCATCGGGCCGAACGGGGCCGGCAAGTCGACACTGCTGTCGGTGCTGTCCGGGGACACGGCGCCGTCCGCCGGGCGCGTCGACCTGCTCGGCGAGCCCTACACCGGCTACTCCGCCCGGGAGGCAGCGCGGGCGCGGGCCGTGATGCTGCAGGACCCGACCGTCGCCTTCGCCCACCTGGTGCGGGACGTCGTGCAGATGGGGCGGGCGGCCTGGCCGCGGGACCCGCAGGCCGACCGGCTGATCGTCGACGGCTGTCTCGAGGCGGTGGGGATGACGGAACTGCAGGACCGGGAGATCACCACGCTGTCCGGTGGTGAGCGTGCCCGGGTGGCGTTCGCCCGGGTGATGGCGCAGGGGGCGCGGTGCCTGCTGCTCGATGAGCCGACGGCCGCGATGGACATCGGTCACCAGGAGCGGACCATGGTCACCGCCCGCACGCTGGCGCACGAGACGGCGGCGGACGGGACCGGTCGGGGTGTGCTCGTCGTGCTCCACGACCTCAATCTCGCGGCGCGGTACTGCGACCGGCTGGCGCTGCTGTCGGCGGGGCGGGTCGTGGCGGTCGGGACGCCGCGGGAGGTCTGCACCGCCGAGCGGTTGTCCACGGTCTACGAGTGGCCGGTCAGTGTCAGCGACGTCGACGGGCAGCTGTGGATCCGGCCGACCCCGCACGCGGAGCCGTAG
- a CDS encoding heme oxygenase (biliverdin-producing), protein MTGTTTTTLSEQLREETRQAHDRAEHSTYMEQLLNGDLDAAAFTALQEQAYLFYSALEDAVAALAGDSRLDSVDDRGLDRRARLAADLAALGGTVDADPLPETAAYVAELQRIARDGDVPGLVAHHYTRYLGDLAGGQVIGRLMGRHYGVPSTGLNFYDFPEIGKPKPYRDGYRARLDAADFSAPEKERLLAAAVEAFAFNSGVFAGLERDRENTRRD, encoded by the coding sequence GTGACCGGCACAACGACCACCACCCTTTCCGAGCAGCTCCGCGAGGAGACCCGCCAGGCTCATGACCGGGCCGAACACTCCACGTACATGGAACAGTTGCTCAACGGGGACCTGGACGCCGCCGCGTTCACTGCGCTGCAGGAGCAGGCCTACCTGTTCTATTCGGCGCTGGAGGACGCGGTCGCGGCCCTGGCGGGCGACTCCCGCCTGGACAGTGTCGACGACCGGGGTCTTGACCGTCGCGCGCGACTCGCCGCCGACCTGGCGGCCCTGGGCGGGACCGTCGACGCGGACCCGCTGCCGGAGACGGCGGCCTATGTCGCAGAACTGCAGCGCATCGCCCGGGACGGGGACGTCCCGGGGCTCGTCGCCCACCACTACACCCGCTACCTGGGTGATCTGGCGGGCGGCCAGGTGATCGGCCGGCTGATGGGACGCCACTACGGCGTGCCGTCGACCGGCCTGAACTTCTACGACTTCCCGGAGATCGGGAAGCCGAAGCCGTACCGCGACGGCTACCGCGCCCGGCTCGACGCCGCCGACTTCTCCGCGCCGGAGAAGGAACGGCTGCTCGCAGCGGCAGTGGAGGCCTTCGCCTTCAACTCCGGCGTCTTCGCCGGGCTCGAGCGGGACCGGGAGAACACCCGCCGCGACTGA
- a CDS encoding fructosamine kinase family protein: MGEVTPQTYIKHNPGRPGDWEVAGLTWLAAADGGVPVVGVLDRHDGDTVLERVTPTAPDAAHAEEFGRRLAATHRAGAPAFGAGPADWSGSGYQGPNDSLLELPLAPATDWGTFFASSVIGPLAQVAADRGRAVAGTPQLCARLTAGDFDDDLPPARLHGDLWSGNVLWSADGVVLIDPAAHGGHPLTDLAGLTLFGAPFLDHILGAYAEVAELPTRWRELLPLHRLHMLYLHAAVFGGGYVAETGRAVAEVLAL, from the coding sequence GTGGGTGAGGTGACACCGCAGACCTACATCAAGCACAATCCGGGACGCCCCGGCGACTGGGAGGTCGCCGGCCTGACCTGGCTGGCGGCCGCCGACGGTGGCGTGCCGGTCGTCGGGGTCCTCGACCGCCACGATGGCGACACGGTCCTGGAACGGGTGACCCCGACCGCACCCGACGCCGCGCACGCCGAGGAGTTCGGACGCCGCCTCGCCGCGACCCACCGGGCCGGTGCCCCCGCCTTCGGTGCCGGACCGGCCGATTGGAGCGGCAGCGGCTACCAGGGACCGAATGACAGTCTGCTCGAGCTGCCCCTCGCCCCGGCCACCGACTGGGGCACGTTTTTCGCGTCCTCGGTGATCGGACCACTGGCCCAGGTGGCGGCCGACCGGGGCCGCGCCGTGGCGGGGACGCCGCAGCTGTGCGCGCGGCTCACCGCGGGAGACTTCGACGACGACCTGCCACCGGCGCGGCTGCACGGCGACCTGTGGTCCGGAAATGTGCTGTGGAGCGCGGACGGGGTGGTCCTCATCGACCCGGCGGCCCACGGTGGCCACCCGCTCACCGACCTCGCGGGGCTCACCCTGTTCGGTGCCCCCTTCCTCGACCACATTCTCGGCGCCTACGCCGAGGTGGCGGAGCTGCCGACCCGGTGGCGCGAACTCCTCCCGCTGCACCGCCTGCACATGCTGTACCTGCATGCCGCGGTCTTCGGCGGCGGCTATGTCGCCGAGACCGGACGGGCGGTCGCGGAGGTGCTCGCACTCTGA